A window from Ignavibacteriota bacterium encodes these proteins:
- a CDS encoding type II toxin-antitoxin system VapC family toxin, giving the protein MYLVDTNVFLEIILQQERKEEAKEFLRRVSSRSIFISEFSVDSVGLILFYRNLHDEFLNFIHDVFVHRKIEQIRLFHEELETIVFVSKRFKLDFDDAYQYTAAEKYNLEIVSFDTDFDRTERGRVTPQQVLERINKPQ; this is encoded by the coding sequence GTGTATCTCGTTGATACGAATGTCTTTTTAGAAATTATCCTTCAGCAGGAGCGGAAGGAAGAAGCCAAGGAATTTCTACGGAGAGTTTCATCTCGTTCGATATTCATTTCAGAATTTTCTGTTGATTCAGTAGGGCTTATTCTTTTCTATCGAAATTTACACGACGAATTTCTGAATTTTATTCACGATGTTTTCGTGCATAGAAAAATAGAGCAAATTCGTTTGTTCCACGAAGAACTGGAAACCATTGTATTTGTCTCGAAACGCTTCAAACTTGACTTTGACGACGCCTACCAATACACAGCCGCAGAGAAATACAATTTAGAAATAGTCAGTTTCGATACTGACTTTGATAGAACAGAACGAGGCAGAGTAACACCACAACAAGTTTTAGAAAGAATTAACAAGCCGCAATAA
- a CDS encoding DUF2281 domain-containing protein: protein MSTTLVEKIEKLPPKKQKEVEVIVERMIEQQEPESEMPWKFDWEGALKDMRDEYTSVELQHAVTKLWRQGVSR, encoded by the coding sequence TAGTAGAAAAAATTGAGAAACTCCCTCCTAAAAAACAAAAGGAAGTTGAGGTTATTGTTGAAAGAATGATTGAACAACAAGAGCCTGAATCAGAAATGCCATGGAAATTTGATTGGGAGGGAGCGTTAAAAGATATGAGGGATGAATACACGTCTGTTGAATTACAACACGCAGTAACAAAGTTGTGGAGACAAGGTGTATCTCGTTGA